Sequence from the Desulfobacterales bacterium genome:
ACTCTCCCTTGAGATCACACGCTCTGGATCTGCCGGGGAGATTTTAAATATTTCGTTCAAATCTTCTTGTGAGAAAGGCGTCTTAATTTCCATCAGGCCCTCCTTCCAGTGTCGAGAACAAGGTACGCATCGATACCCGCAAGGCTGCCGAACTTTCCTGCCAGTCGGCAATGGCCTGCTTCAGACTGACGGCATCAGCCGAGCCATTACCATTTCCATTTGCGTTGCCCACCCGCACATAAAGCGGAATGCTGAGGCTGCTGCCTTTCTCTCGAATCTCGTCGTTGCTGACCACCCGGGCGAAGCGGTCCACATCCGCAAACGCACGATAGCTGTGCACGATACGCTGGATGTGCTCATCGGTCAGAAAGCTCTGCGCACGCTCGCGGGTGACCTCGTTCACCGCGTTGATGAAGAGAACCCTGTTTCTTCGCTTTTTGGGTTTGTTCATGCGGCAG
This genomic interval carries:
- a CDS encoding N-6 DNA methylase; translated protein: CRMNKPKKRRNRVLFINAVNEVTRERAQSFLTDEHIQRIVHSYRAFADVDRFARVVSNDEIREKGSSLSIPLYVRVGNANGNGNGSADAVSLKQAIADWQESSAALRVSMRTLFSTLEGGPDGN